A region from the Chanodichthys erythropterus isolate Z2021 chromosome 5, ASM2448905v1, whole genome shotgun sequence genome encodes:
- the six6a gene encoding homeobox protein SIX6a, whose amino-acid sequence MFQLPILNFSPQQVAGVCETLEESGDVERLGRFLWSLPVAPSACEVLGKNESVLRARAVVAYHAGNFRELYHILENHKFTKDSHAKLQALWLEAHYQEAEKLRGRPLGPVDKYRVRKKFPLPRTIWDGEQKTHCFKERTRHLLREWYLQDPYPNPSKKRELAQATGLTPTQVGNWFKNRRQRDRAAAAKNRLQQQVLSGGSVRSLGDDDTTVDRLGPASSPEVSLSSKAATSAISITSSDSECDI is encoded by the exons ATGTTCCAGCTGCCTATCTTGAATTTCAGCCCCCAGCAGGTCGCGGGGGTCTGCGAGACGCTCGAGGAGAGCGGCGACGTGGAGAGGCTCGGCCGCTTCCTCTGGTCACTCCCGGTAGCGCCGTCCGCCTGCGAAGTCCTCGGGAAGAACGAGTCTGTCCTGCGCGCGCGAGCGGTCGTGGCGTATCACGCGGGCAACTTCCGCGAGCTCTACCACATACTGGAGAACCACAAATTCACCAAGGACTCACACGCGAAGCTGCAGGCGCTCTGGCTCGAGGCGCATTACCAGGAGGCTGAGAAACTCCGTGGGCGTCCGTTAGGACCCGTGGACAAGTATCGCGTCCGAAAGAAGTTTCCACTGCCTCGGACGATATGGGACGGTGAACAAAAAACACACTGCTTTAAGGAGAGGACGCGGCATCTGTTGAGAGAGTGGTACCTGCAGGACCCTTACCCGAACCCGAGCAAAAAAAGAGAGCTGGCGCAGGCGACCGGACTCACACCCACACAAGTGGGCAACTGGTTTAAAAACCGGAGGCAGAGAGACCGGGCGGCAGCGGCCAAGAACAG GCTACAGCAGCAGGTTCTGTCCGGTGGCTCGGTCCGATCGCTGGGGGACGATGACACGACAGTAGACCGCCTGGGTCCCGCCTCAAGCCCAGAAGTCAGTCTCTCGAGCAAGGCCGCCACCTCCGCCATCTCCATCACCTCCAGCGACAGTGAATGTGACATCTAG